DNA sequence from the Sulfoacidibacillus ferrooxidans genome:
TGACGACAACACAGATGGAACCCATATACATTTGAAGCCGGGTATGCAGCAACTGAGTGGACAAGAAGCGCTAGATTATGTCCGCTTCCGGCATGATGCGTTGGCTGACACGGGGCGCATGGAACGGCAGCGTAATTTATTACATGCGATAGCTAATAAGAAGATACCTTTGTCGCGGTGGTGGACGTTAGGTATGGTATTACCTAACCTTACGTCCCATATGCGCAGCGACTATACTCAGATGGATTTGCTAGGAGAGATTGCAAGTGTTGCGCTTGCTCCTAAATGGACAGTAGTTACTGAGGGGTTGCATGGAATGAATCGGGTAGACCCTGCGGACGGACTGTGGTATTTTTACCTGGACGAAGATGGAGTCAAGCAGTGGCGAAGTATGTGGCGGGCATTTAGCGGCACAGAGTCGCCTGGATAAGACTGCACTTTTACATAGGGATGAGTTAGTTAGGATTGGTGTGAATATGGAGCGTGTTGGAATTCTTGGTGTGCCTTTTTCTGCGTTAACAGAGCATGAGGTCATGCTGCACTGTGTTGCATGTATTGAATCACAAACTCCACATATGGTGATCACTGCGGGACCTGAATTTGTTATGCGCTTACAAAGTGATCCGCGTTTGCGTTCTGTGTTGACTGCAGCAGATCTCATTACTCCAGATGGCATTGGTATTGTGATTGCATCGCGATGGTATGGGCAACCGATTGCAGAACGGGTGACGGGTGTATCGCTAACTGAACGGTTATTGGCATATGCTCACGATCAGAATTTGCGGGTGTATTTTTTGGGAGCCACTGAGGAGGCTTTGCAAAAAGCGATGCATGTGCTAAGAGGCCGTTATCAAGGGTTGAATATTACAGGTAAAAATGGGTATTTTACATCTGATCAGGTAGATGAGGTACTTGCTGATATTATGCAGGTGCGGCCACACATTTTATTTGTTGGCTTAGGGCAACCACGGCAAGAAGAGTTTATTGCTACATATAAGGATCGCCTAGGTGTACCACTGGCTATCGGCATTGGTGGTGTCATCGATGTCTTAGGGGGAACTGTGAAACGCGCACCCGTAATGATGCAGCGCCTTCACCTCGAATGGTTTTATCGTTTATTGCGTGAACCTAGTCGGTGGCGACGGCAACTTGTGTTGCCACAATTTGCACTTGCAGCTTGGTTGGATGCGCGATCACGGGCGCGCCGCTAAAGGGTTAGTCTTGTCCTCTGTGTGGAAAAGGAGTTGCGTGTAATTTGAAAGTTGCAAGACAGAAGATGAGTCTGTTCGTTGCTTTTCTGAGTTTGTTTTCTGTTTTGTTATCCGTGAGTCCATCCTATGCAAAGGATCTTGTACAGGGAAAACGCTATACATTATTAATCGCTGGACTTGATCACGATGGGACGAGTAAAGATCCGGATCGTCGAACAGATGCTCATACAGATGCCTTAGTGCTACTCAGTTCTAAGCTCGGGAGTGGTGTTGTCAATGCGGTACATATTCCAAGAGATACGCGTGTATATGTACCGCATGAAGGTTATACGAAGATCAATGGCGTCTACCTTTTGCGCGGTCGCAAGGGACTTTCTACTGCTGTCAGCACGCTGACTGGCATCCCTATAGACGATGTACTCGTTATGGATTTCGCGCGTTTTCGGCACGCATTAAGTCTTGTGCCAAGAATGCCATTTACACTTGATCGTCCTGTCATGGCACCGGAAGGAGACGTGCATCTCTCTGTAGGGACGCATGTACTGAGTCCAGCGGAAGCGCTTGCTGTGGTTCGATTTCGGCATGAACCACTTGGTGATATTGGACGTGTACACAGACAAGAACGATTTATGCGCAGTGCAGTGGACGTCGCCTCTAAACTGCCCTATGGGCTTTTTGTGCAAGTCATGAAAACACTTGATTCACAAGTGACTGATCAGGATATTCAGATTGCTTATGCACTTGTTCATCCGGTGATCGAATACCATGCACACTCTGTTCCTGGCAATTTTAGTGTGGGGCCAGGTGTTAGTTATTGGTTGCCTGACCAACGGGGAATGTCTGCGATTGCGGCGCTTGTCTTGCATCATGAAGAGGGAATTCCGGCTTTTAGCGCATGGCATAGCCGTGCTTTAGCAGTAGATGCGGACGATGGTCGAGATCGATCTCATTGAAGAAAGATGCATTTTTGACCAAAACTTGACGTTCTATAATTCCGCTCAGTGCACACGATAGAGATGTCGCGTAAGCGAACATACTGTTCTGGGAGGGAATCATATGTCTAGTGGTTTCTCACAAGTCATTAAAGCTTCGCATAAGGCACTCGATGATATGAAGTATGAAATTGCAGGAGAACTCGGATTGCCCGTATTTAAAGGCAGTGAAGACTACTGGGGTCATATTATGACAAAAGATGCAGGTGCAGTTGGTGGTCATATGACGCGAAAGCTCGTGGCATTTGGCGAAATGGCGTTATCACAACAAAATAAAAGTGAGTAATTGATCTGTAGTGTGTGAAAAATAAACAGGATGATATGGTGGGCGAGGGGGCAGTGTCACTTGTGAGCTCTGCTTGTCCACCCTTTTCATTGACACAATGTCGCGACTGTAATACAGTATCAATGTCTCTGTTACGAGACAAGTGTACTGGTATGGAGGTGCGATTGATATGGCCAACCGTAAGTTATTTACTTCTGAATCCGTAACTGAAGGTCATCCTGATAAAATATGTGATCAGATATCTGATGCGTTATTAGATGCATTTTTAAAACAAGATCCATTTTCGCGTGTCGCTTGCGAAACATCGGTCACAACGGGTCTCGTACTCGTTGCGGGAGAAGTCACTACAGAAGGTTATGTAGATATACCGCATGTTGTGCGTGAAGCGATTCGCAATCTTGGGTATACACGTGCAAAGTATGGTTTTGATGCAGATACGTGTGCAGTGATTACGTCGATTGACGAACAATCTCCTGACATTGCTATGGGTGTAAATAAAGCACTTGAATCACGGCATGGCGAAGAAACGGAGCAAGATCTTGATGCGATTGGCGCAGGTGATCAAGGTCTGATGTTTGGACTTGCTGTTAATGAGACAGATGATCTGATGCCACTGCCTATTTCACTTGCACATGGACTTGCTAGGCGCTTAGCGCAAGTACGCAAGGAGCGCATTGTCAATTATTTGCGTCCAGATGGAAAAACACAAGTTACCGTAGAGTATGATGGCAATCGCCCTGTCCGGGTTGATACGATCGTCATTTCTACCCAACACCATCCGCTTGTCGACTTAGAGACGATCGAACGCGATATGAAAGAACTCGTTATTAAAGAGATCGTTCCGGCACATTTATTGGATGAGCAGACGCGGTATTTGATTAATCCTACTGGACGGTTTGTGATTGGCGGCCCACAAGGAGACGCTGGTCTTACAGGTCGTAAAATTATTGTGGATACGTATGGTGGATATGCGCGGCACGGCGGCGGTGCATTTTCTGGGAAGGATCCGACTAAGGTCGATCGCTCCGGGGCTTATGCGGCGCGTTATGTGGCAAAGAATGTCGTAGCGGCAGGTCTAGCTGACAAGTGTGAAGTACAGATCGCGTATGCGATCGGTGTCGCTCATCCAGTATCAATTATGGTAGATACGTTTGGAACTGGAAAAGTTGCAGATGAAAAGATTGAAGAGTTGATCCAAGCTAATTTTGATCTGCGTCCGGCAGGGATTATCAAGGCACTTGATTTGCGTAGGCCAATCTATGCACAAACTGCGGTGTACGGACATTTTGGTCGCCCTGATCTGGATTTGCCTTGGGAGCGCACGGATCGTGCTGCAGCTTTGCGTGAACAAGCAGGACTATAATGTCGCAACAACCCCCACAAAATCAGTGAGCGGGACGAATATAGAGAGTGAACACCCTAACCCCATTTTGAACGCGATGATTCGCGTTCTTTTTTTTGTCTTTCTTGCACATATGCAGGAGCACCGAGGCATTCTCCGTTGCATAGACTGTTAGCCATATAACATAAAGACAAATTGACGAAGGTGATGGATATGCTTTCACTCGTCATTGTGTTTTTGGCAGTGTACGGGCTTGTCGTGTTACTGTGGCAATTGAGTCGTAAGTTTCATCGTTTGACCGAAACGACGCTACCTAGTTTGATCGTAATCGTTGGGCATGCCAATCAGTGGATTGAGTGGTTTATTCGCCAATTGTCGTTACAAACGTATGCACAAGGTCAGGATGTGCAGGATGTGTTTATTGT
Encoded proteins:
- a CDS encoding WecB/TagA/CpsF family glycosyltransferase, whose amino-acid sequence is MERVGILGVPFSALTEHEVMLHCVACIESQTPHMVITAGPEFVMRLQSDPRLRSVLTAADLITPDGIGIVIASRWYGQPIAERVTGVSLTERLLAYAHDQNLRVYFLGATEEALQKAMHVLRGRYQGLNITGKNGYFTSDQVDEVLADIMQVRPHILFVGLGQPRQEEFIATYKDRLGVPLAIGIGGVIDVLGGTVKRAPVMMQRLHLEWFYRLLREPSRWRRQLVLPQFALAAWLDARSRARR
- a CDS encoding LCP family protein encodes the protein MKVARQKMSLFVAFLSLFSVLLSVSPSYAKDLVQGKRYTLLIAGLDHDGTSKDPDRRTDAHTDALVLLSSKLGSGVVNAVHIPRDTRVYVPHEGYTKINGVYLLRGRKGLSTAVSTLTGIPIDDVLVMDFARFRHALSLVPRMPFTLDRPVMAPEGDVHLSVGTHVLSPAEALAVVRFRHEPLGDIGRVHRQERFMRSAVDVASKLPYGLFVQVMKTLDSQVTDQDIQIAYALVHPVIEYHAHSVPGNFSVGPGVSYWLPDQRGMSAIAALVLHHEEGIPAFSAWHSRALAVDADDGRDRSH
- a CDS encoding small, acid-soluble spore protein, alpha/beta type; its protein translation is MSSGFSQVIKASHKALDDMKYEIAGELGLPVFKGSEDYWGHIMTKDAGAVGGHMTRKLVAFGEMALSQQNKSE
- the metK gene encoding methionine adenosyltransferase codes for the protein MANRKLFTSESVTEGHPDKICDQISDALLDAFLKQDPFSRVACETSVTTGLVLVAGEVTTEGYVDIPHVVREAIRNLGYTRAKYGFDADTCAVITSIDEQSPDIAMGVNKALESRHGEETEQDLDAIGAGDQGLMFGLAVNETDDLMPLPISLAHGLARRLAQVRKERIVNYLRPDGKTQVTVEYDGNRPVRVDTIVISTQHHPLVDLETIERDMKELVIKEIVPAHLLDEQTRYLINPTGRFVIGGPQGDAGLTGRKIIVDTYGGYARHGGGAFSGKDPTKVDRSGAYAARYVAKNVVAAGLADKCEVQIAYAIGVAHPVSIMVDTFGTGKVADEKIEELIQANFDLRPAGIIKALDLRRPIYAQTAVYGHFGRPDLDLPWERTDRAAALREQAGL